In the Theobroma cacao cultivar B97-61/B2 chromosome 1, Criollo_cocoa_genome_V2, whole genome shotgun sequence genome, one interval contains:
- the LOC18612599 gene encoding hemolysin A isoform X4 yields the protein MALHIVKLPFISRCCGSGSSTLFLLSKSYSPFHVISVKAHMRSPYRSFAVIKSEKLQIPKKKKRLDEICLERFQQYSRTFIQSWILQGKVYVNGKMVNKAGTPVSDKAVVEIMAEIPKYVCRAGYKLEAAIEQLGVDVAGKVALDSGLSTGGFTDCLLQYGASYVYGVDVGYGQVADKIRRDERVCVIERTNLRYLSGLPQKVDLVTLDLSFISILLVMPAVVNAMKEEATLVTLVKPQFEARRSQVGSGGIVRDPQVHQEVLEKIIKGVENFGFQSKGWIESPLKGMS from the exons ATGGCACTGCATATTGTGAAGCTTCCCTTTATATCACGCTGCTGCGGTAGCGGTAGCTCCACTTTATTTCTCTTATCGAAATCTTACTCTCCTTTTCATG TAATTTCGGTCAAAGCTCATATGCGTAGTCCCTATAGAAGCTTTGCTGTTATCAAGTCAGAAAAGCTTCAAATACCAAAAAA GAAAAAAAGGCTGGATGAGATATGTCTTGAAAGGTTTCAGCAGTATAGTAGAACATTCATACAGTCATGGATTTTGCAAG GCAAAGTTTATGTGAATGGAAAGATGGTAAACAAAGCTGGAACACCCGTCTCTGACAAGGCTGTTGTAGAAATTATGGCTGAAATCCCTAAATATGTATGTAG AGCAGGATATAAGTTAGAAGCTGCTATTGAACAGCTTGGTGTTGATGTGGCTGGCAAAGTAGCCCTTGATTCTGGGTTGTCCACTGGAGGATTTACTGATTGCCTACTTCAGTATGGTGCATCATATGTTTATGGAGTTGATGTAGGTTATGGGCag GTAGCAGACAAGATTCGTCGAGATGAACGTGTTTGTGTGATTGAACGGACAAATTTAAGATACCTTTCTGGTCTCCCTCAAAAAGTTGATTTGGTGACACTGGACCtttcatttatttctattctcTTG GTCATGCCCGCTGTAGTAAATGCGATGAAGGAAGAGGCAACTCTGGTTACCCTGGTTAAACCTCAGTTTGAAGCTCGTAGATCTCAA GTTGGAAGTGGTGGGATTGTGAGAGATCCCCAAGTGCATCAGGAG GTTCTTGAAAAGATTATAAAGGGTGTAGAGAACTTTGGTTTTCAAAGCAAAGGGTGGATTGAGTCTCCTCTAAAAG GTATGAGCTAG
- the LOC18612598 gene encoding ubiquitin-like-conjugating enzyme ATG10 isoform X3, whose amino-acid sequence MMDVFNWDGTVSAKDFRIGALSFAQKWESLNSAFPPWSWVPCPKHPWLASPEVDIDQNSQTDPGEEETSCSEKEDDIDDATLVQSNHHELHYCDFHIVYSYTFRVPVLYLRAYCSDGRPLLLDEIEKELPACSSKESPETKWAFITQEEHPYLKRPWYKLHPCGTSEFMKLLFLGGDTGQPKLEVVLELYLLSWFSAVGQVVGLRIPCKMLNDRR is encoded by the exons ATGATGGATGTTTTCAATTGGGACGGCACCGTGTCTGCAAAGGATTTCAGAATTGGTGCTCTCTCATTTGCTCAGAAATGGGAAAGTCTTAATTCTGCTTTTCCTCCATGGTCTTGGGTTCCTTGTCCTAAGCACCCTTGGCTTGCTTCTCCTGAG GTAGATATTGATCAAAATAGTCAAACTGACCCTGGGGAAGAAGAGACCAGTTGCTCTGAGAAAGAAGATGATATTGACGATGCCACATTG GTCCAAAGCAATCATCATGAATTGCATTACTGTGACTTCCATATAGTATACAGTTATACATTTAGGGTTCCGGTGCTATATTTACGTGCTTACTGCAGTG ATGGACGACCTTTGCTGTTGGATGAAATTGAGAAGGAGCTTCCTGCCTGCTCTTCAAAGGAATCGCCAGAGACAAAATGGGCATTCATAACTCAAGAG GAACATCCATACTTGAAAAGGCCATGGTACAAATTGCATCCATGTGGGACCAGTGAGTTTATGAAGTTGCTTTTCCTTGGTGGTGATACTGGTCAGCCTAAATTGGAGGTGGTGCTGGAACTGTATCTCCTGTCATGGTTCTCAGCTGTTGGTCAAGTGGTTGGTCTTAGGATCCCTTGTAAAATGTTAAATGACCGTCGATAG
- the LOC18612599 gene encoding hemolysin A isoform X2 — MALHIVKLPFISRCCGSGSSTLFLLSKSYSPFHVISVKAHMRSPYRSFAVIKSEKLQIPKKKKRLDEICLERFQQYSRTFIQSWILQGKVYVNGKMVNKAGTPVSDKAVVEIMAEIPKYVCRAGYKLEAAIEQLGVDVAGKVALDSGLSTGGFTDCLLQYGASYVYGVDVADKIRRDERVCVIERTNLRYLSGLPQKVDLVTLDLSFISILLVMPAVVNAMKEEATLVTLVKPQFEARRSQVGSGGIVRDPQVHQEVLEKIIKGVENFGFQSKGWIESPLKGAEGNTEFLVWFSRT; from the exons ATGGCACTGCATATTGTGAAGCTTCCCTTTATATCACGCTGCTGCGGTAGCGGTAGCTCCACTTTATTTCTCTTATCGAAATCTTACTCTCCTTTTCATG TAATTTCGGTCAAAGCTCATATGCGTAGTCCCTATAGAAGCTTTGCTGTTATCAAGTCAGAAAAGCTTCAAATACCAAAAAA GAAAAAAAGGCTGGATGAGATATGTCTTGAAAGGTTTCAGCAGTATAGTAGAACATTCATACAGTCATGGATTTTGCAAG GCAAAGTTTATGTGAATGGAAAGATGGTAAACAAAGCTGGAACACCCGTCTCTGACAAGGCTGTTGTAGAAATTATGGCTGAAATCCCTAAATATGTATGTAG AGCAGGATATAAGTTAGAAGCTGCTATTGAACAGCTTGGTGTTGATGTGGCTGGCAAAGTAGCCCTTGATTCTGGGTTGTCCACTGGAGGATTTACTGATTGCCTACTTCAGTATGGTGCATCATATGTTTATGGAGTTGAT GTAGCAGACAAGATTCGTCGAGATGAACGTGTTTGTGTGATTGAACGGACAAATTTAAGATACCTTTCTGGTCTCCCTCAAAAAGTTGATTTGGTGACACTGGACCtttcatttatttctattctcTTG GTCATGCCCGCTGTAGTAAATGCGATGAAGGAAGAGGCAACTCTGGTTACCCTGGTTAAACCTCAGTTTGAAGCTCGTAGATCTCAA GTTGGAAGTGGTGGGATTGTGAGAGATCCCCAAGTGCATCAGGAG GTTCTTGAAAAGATTATAAAGGGTGTAGAGAACTTTGGTTTTCAAAGCAAAGGGTGGATTGAGTCTCCTCTAAAAGGTGCTGAGGGTAATACAGAATTTCTCGTTTGGTTTAGTCGGACTTAA
- the LOC18612599 gene encoding hemolysin A isoform X1 → MALHIVKLPFISRCCGSGSSTLFLLSKSYSPFHVISVKAHMRSPYRSFAVIKSEKLQIPKKKKRLDEICLERFQQYSRTFIQSWILQGKVYVNGKMVNKAGTPVSDKAVVEIMAEIPKYVCRAGYKLEAAIEQLGVDVAGKVALDSGLSTGGFTDCLLQYGASYVYGVDVGYGQVADKIRRDERVCVIERTNLRYLSGLPQKVDLVTLDLSFISILLVMPAVVNAMKEEATLVTLVKPQFEARRSQVGSGGIVRDPQVHQEVLEKIIKGVENFGFQSKGWIESPLKGAEGNTEFLVWFSRT, encoded by the exons ATGGCACTGCATATTGTGAAGCTTCCCTTTATATCACGCTGCTGCGGTAGCGGTAGCTCCACTTTATTTCTCTTATCGAAATCTTACTCTCCTTTTCATG TAATTTCGGTCAAAGCTCATATGCGTAGTCCCTATAGAAGCTTTGCTGTTATCAAGTCAGAAAAGCTTCAAATACCAAAAAA GAAAAAAAGGCTGGATGAGATATGTCTTGAAAGGTTTCAGCAGTATAGTAGAACATTCATACAGTCATGGATTTTGCAAG GCAAAGTTTATGTGAATGGAAAGATGGTAAACAAAGCTGGAACACCCGTCTCTGACAAGGCTGTTGTAGAAATTATGGCTGAAATCCCTAAATATGTATGTAG AGCAGGATATAAGTTAGAAGCTGCTATTGAACAGCTTGGTGTTGATGTGGCTGGCAAAGTAGCCCTTGATTCTGGGTTGTCCACTGGAGGATTTACTGATTGCCTACTTCAGTATGGTGCATCATATGTTTATGGAGTTGATGTAGGTTATGGGCag GTAGCAGACAAGATTCGTCGAGATGAACGTGTTTGTGTGATTGAACGGACAAATTTAAGATACCTTTCTGGTCTCCCTCAAAAAGTTGATTTGGTGACACTGGACCtttcatttatttctattctcTTG GTCATGCCCGCTGTAGTAAATGCGATGAAGGAAGAGGCAACTCTGGTTACCCTGGTTAAACCTCAGTTTGAAGCTCGTAGATCTCAA GTTGGAAGTGGTGGGATTGTGAGAGATCCCCAAGTGCATCAGGAG GTTCTTGAAAAGATTATAAAGGGTGTAGAGAACTTTGGTTTTCAAAGCAAAGGGTGGATTGAGTCTCCTCTAAAAGGTGCTGAGGGTAATACAGAATTTCTCGTTTGGTTTAGTCGGACTTAA
- the LOC18612599 gene encoding hemolysin A isoform X5, which translates to MALHIVKLPFISRCCGSVISVKAHMRSPYRSFAVIKSEKLQIPKKKKRLDEICLERFQQYSRTFIQSWILQGKVYVNGKMVNKAGTPVSDKAVVEIMAEIPKYVCRAGYKLEAAIEQLGVDVAGKVALDSGLSTGGFTDCLLQYGASYVYGVDVGYGQVADKIRRDERVCVIERTNLRYLSGLPQKVDLVTLDLSFISILLVMPAVVNAMKEEATLVTLVKPQFEARRSQVGSGGIVRDPQVHQEVLEKIIKGVENFGFQSKGWIESPLKGAEGNTEFLVWFSRT; encoded by the exons ATGGCACTGCATATTGTGAAGCTTCCCTTTATATCACGCTGCTGCGGTAGCG TAATTTCGGTCAAAGCTCATATGCGTAGTCCCTATAGAAGCTTTGCTGTTATCAAGTCAGAAAAGCTTCAAATACCAAAAAA GAAAAAAAGGCTGGATGAGATATGTCTTGAAAGGTTTCAGCAGTATAGTAGAACATTCATACAGTCATGGATTTTGCAAG GCAAAGTTTATGTGAATGGAAAGATGGTAAACAAAGCTGGAACACCCGTCTCTGACAAGGCTGTTGTAGAAATTATGGCTGAAATCCCTAAATATGTATGTAG AGCAGGATATAAGTTAGAAGCTGCTATTGAACAGCTTGGTGTTGATGTGGCTGGCAAAGTAGCCCTTGATTCTGGGTTGTCCACTGGAGGATTTACTGATTGCCTACTTCAGTATGGTGCATCATATGTTTATGGAGTTGATGTAGGTTATGGGCag GTAGCAGACAAGATTCGTCGAGATGAACGTGTTTGTGTGATTGAACGGACAAATTTAAGATACCTTTCTGGTCTCCCTCAAAAAGTTGATTTGGTGACACTGGACCtttcatttatttctattctcTTG GTCATGCCCGCTGTAGTAAATGCGATGAAGGAAGAGGCAACTCTGGTTACCCTGGTTAAACCTCAGTTTGAAGCTCGTAGATCTCAA GTTGGAAGTGGTGGGATTGTGAGAGATCCCCAAGTGCATCAGGAG GTTCTTGAAAAGATTATAAAGGGTGTAGAGAACTTTGGTTTTCAAAGCAAAGGGTGGATTGAGTCTCCTCTAAAAGGTGCTGAGGGTAATACAGAATTTCTCGTTTGGTTTAGTCGGACTTAA
- the LOC18612599 gene encoding hemolysin A isoform X3 has product MNWVLFWFWLCSGTLVVGIRFPVISVKAHMRSPYRSFAVIKSEKLQIPKKKKRLDEICLERFQQYSRTFIQSWILQGKVYVNGKMVNKAGTPVSDKAVVEIMAEIPKYVCRAGYKLEAAIEQLGVDVAGKVALDSGLSTGGFTDCLLQYGASYVYGVDVGYGQVADKIRRDERVCVIERTNLRYLSGLPQKVDLVTLDLSFISILLVMPAVVNAMKEEATLVTLVKPQFEARRSQVGSGGIVRDPQVHQEVLEKIIKGVENFGFQSKGWIESPLKGAEGNTEFLVWFSRT; this is encoded by the exons ATGAATTGggttttattttggttttggcTTTGCTCGGGTACTTTGGTTGTTGGGATTCGGTTTCCAGTAATTTCGGTCAAAGCTCATATGCGTAGTCCCTATAGAAGCTTTGCTGTTATCAAGTCAGAAAAGCTTCAAATACCAAAAAA GAAAAAAAGGCTGGATGAGATATGTCTTGAAAGGTTTCAGCAGTATAGTAGAACATTCATACAGTCATGGATTTTGCAAG GCAAAGTTTATGTGAATGGAAAGATGGTAAACAAAGCTGGAACACCCGTCTCTGACAAGGCTGTTGTAGAAATTATGGCTGAAATCCCTAAATATGTATGTAG AGCAGGATATAAGTTAGAAGCTGCTATTGAACAGCTTGGTGTTGATGTGGCTGGCAAAGTAGCCCTTGATTCTGGGTTGTCCACTGGAGGATTTACTGATTGCCTACTTCAGTATGGTGCATCATATGTTTATGGAGTTGATGTAGGTTATGGGCag GTAGCAGACAAGATTCGTCGAGATGAACGTGTTTGTGTGATTGAACGGACAAATTTAAGATACCTTTCTGGTCTCCCTCAAAAAGTTGATTTGGTGACACTGGACCtttcatttatttctattctcTTG GTCATGCCCGCTGTAGTAAATGCGATGAAGGAAGAGGCAACTCTGGTTACCCTGGTTAAACCTCAGTTTGAAGCTCGTAGATCTCAA GTTGGAAGTGGTGGGATTGTGAGAGATCCCCAAGTGCATCAGGAG GTTCTTGAAAAGATTATAAAGGGTGTAGAGAACTTTGGTTTTCAAAGCAAAGGGTGGATTGAGTCTCCTCTAAAAGGTGCTGAGGGTAATACAGAATTTCTCGTTTGGTTTAGTCGGACTTAA
- the LOC18612598 gene encoding ubiquitin-like-conjugating enzyme ATG10 isoform X2 yields the protein MMDVFNWDGTVSAKDFRIGALSFAQKWESLNSAFPPWSWVPCPKHPWLASPEEEGYLSLENICISRPYEVDIDQNSQTDPGEEETSCSEKEDDIDDATLVQSNHHELHYCDFHIVYSYTFRVPVLYLRAYCSDGRPLLLDEIEKELPACSSKESPETKWAFITQEEHPYLKRPWYKLHPCGTSEFMKLLFLGGDTGQPKLEVVLELYLLSWFSAVGQVVGLRIPCKMLNDRR from the exons ATGATGGATGTTTTCAATTGGGACGGCACCGTGTCTGCAAAGGATTTCAGAATTGGTGCTCTCTCATTTGCTCAGAAATGGGAAAGTCTTAATTCTGCTTTTCCTCCATGGTCTTGGGTTCCTTGTCCTAAGCACCCTTGGCTTGCTTCTCCTGAG GAGGAGGGATACTTGTCACTGGAAAATATATGCATTTCCAGGCCATATGAG GTAGATATTGATCAAAATAGTCAAACTGACCCTGGGGAAGAAGAGACCAGTTGCTCTGAGAAAGAAGATGATATTGACGATGCCACATTG GTCCAAAGCAATCATCATGAATTGCATTACTGTGACTTCCATATAGTATACAGTTATACATTTAGGGTTCCGGTGCTATATTTACGTGCTTACTGCAGTG ATGGACGACCTTTGCTGTTGGATGAAATTGAGAAGGAGCTTCCTGCCTGCTCTTCAAAGGAATCGCCAGAGACAAAATGGGCATTCATAACTCAAGAG GAACATCCATACTTGAAAAGGCCATGGTACAAATTGCATCCATGTGGGACCAGTGAGTTTATGAAGTTGCTTTTCCTTGGTGGTGATACTGGTCAGCCTAAATTGGAGGTGGTGCTGGAACTGTATCTCCTGTCATGGTTCTCAGCTGTTGGTCAAGTGGTTGGTCTTAGGATCCCTTGTAAAATGTTAAATGACCGTCGATAG
- the LOC18612599 gene encoding hemolysin A isoform X6: MALHIVKLPFISRCCVISVKAHMRSPYRSFAVIKSEKLQIPKKKKRLDEICLERFQQYSRTFIQSWILQGKVYVNGKMVNKAGTPVSDKAVVEIMAEIPKYVCRAGYKLEAAIEQLGVDVAGKVALDSGLSTGGFTDCLLQYGASYVYGVDVGYGQVADKIRRDERVCVIERTNLRYLSGLPQKVDLVTLDLSFISILLVMPAVVNAMKEEATLVTLVKPQFEARRSQVGSGGIVRDPQVHQEVLEKIIKGVENFGFQSKGWIESPLKGAEGNTEFLVWFSRT, translated from the exons ATGGCACTGCATATTGTGAAGCTTCCCTTTATATCACGCTGCTGCG TAATTTCGGTCAAAGCTCATATGCGTAGTCCCTATAGAAGCTTTGCTGTTATCAAGTCAGAAAAGCTTCAAATACCAAAAAA GAAAAAAAGGCTGGATGAGATATGTCTTGAAAGGTTTCAGCAGTATAGTAGAACATTCATACAGTCATGGATTTTGCAAG GCAAAGTTTATGTGAATGGAAAGATGGTAAACAAAGCTGGAACACCCGTCTCTGACAAGGCTGTTGTAGAAATTATGGCTGAAATCCCTAAATATGTATGTAG AGCAGGATATAAGTTAGAAGCTGCTATTGAACAGCTTGGTGTTGATGTGGCTGGCAAAGTAGCCCTTGATTCTGGGTTGTCCACTGGAGGATTTACTGATTGCCTACTTCAGTATGGTGCATCATATGTTTATGGAGTTGATGTAGGTTATGGGCag GTAGCAGACAAGATTCGTCGAGATGAACGTGTTTGTGTGATTGAACGGACAAATTTAAGATACCTTTCTGGTCTCCCTCAAAAAGTTGATTTGGTGACACTGGACCtttcatttatttctattctcTTG GTCATGCCCGCTGTAGTAAATGCGATGAAGGAAGAGGCAACTCTGGTTACCCTGGTTAAACCTCAGTTTGAAGCTCGTAGATCTCAA GTTGGAAGTGGTGGGATTGTGAGAGATCCCCAAGTGCATCAGGAG GTTCTTGAAAAGATTATAAAGGGTGTAGAGAACTTTGGTTTTCAAAGCAAAGGGTGGATTGAGTCTCCTCTAAAAGGTGCTGAGGGTAATACAGAATTTCTCGTTTGGTTTAGTCGGACTTAA
- the LOC18612598 gene encoding ubiquitin-like-conjugating enzyme ATG10 isoform X1 — MMDVFNWDGTVSAKDFRIGALSFAQKWESLNSAFPPWSWVPCPKHPWLASPELFQEEGYLSLENICISRPYEVDIDQNSQTDPGEEETSCSEKEDDIDDATLVQSNHHELHYCDFHIVYSYTFRVPVLYLRAYCSDGRPLLLDEIEKELPACSSKESPETKWAFITQEEHPYLKRPWYKLHPCGTSEFMKLLFLGGDTGQPKLEVVLELYLLSWFSAVGQVVGLRIPCKMLNDRR, encoded by the exons ATGATGGATGTTTTCAATTGGGACGGCACCGTGTCTGCAAAGGATTTCAGAATTGGTGCTCTCTCATTTGCTCAGAAATGGGAAAGTCTTAATTCTGCTTTTCCTCCATGGTCTTGGGTTCCTTGTCCTAAGCACCCTTGGCTTGCTTCTCCTGAG CTTTTCCAGGAGGAGGGATACTTGTCACTGGAAAATATATGCATTTCCAGGCCATATGAG GTAGATATTGATCAAAATAGTCAAACTGACCCTGGGGAAGAAGAGACCAGTTGCTCTGAGAAAGAAGATGATATTGACGATGCCACATTG GTCCAAAGCAATCATCATGAATTGCATTACTGTGACTTCCATATAGTATACAGTTATACATTTAGGGTTCCGGTGCTATATTTACGTGCTTACTGCAGTG ATGGACGACCTTTGCTGTTGGATGAAATTGAGAAGGAGCTTCCTGCCTGCTCTTCAAAGGAATCGCCAGAGACAAAATGGGCATTCATAACTCAAGAG GAACATCCATACTTGAAAAGGCCATGGTACAAATTGCATCCATGTGGGACCAGTGAGTTTATGAAGTTGCTTTTCCTTGGTGGTGATACTGGTCAGCCTAAATTGGAGGTGGTGCTGGAACTGTATCTCCTGTCATGGTTCTCAGCTGTTGGTCAAGTGGTTGGTCTTAGGATCCCTTGTAAAATGTTAAATGACCGTCGATAG
- the LOC18612600 gene encoding photosystem I reaction center subunit XI, chloroplastic — MAATASPMASQLKSSFTSSVTRGLVVPRGISGAPFRVSPGKRTPCFSVKAVQADKPTYQVIQPINGDPFIGSLETPITSSPLIAWYLSNLPAYRTAVNPLLRGIEVGLAHGFLLVGPFVITGPLRNTPVAGQAGSLAAAGLVVILSICLTMYGTASFNEGEPSTAPSLTLTGRKKEPDQLQTADGWAKFSGGFFFGGISGVAWAYFLLYVLDLPYYFK; from the exons ATGGCTGCCACTGCTTCTCCAATGGCGAGTCAGCTCAAGAGCAGCTTTACATCTTCTGTTACAAGAGGCCTGGTAGTCCCCAGGGGCATTTCTGGAGCCCCATTCAGAGTATCACCCGGCAAGAGGACTCCTTGCTTCTCTGTTAAAGCTGTCCAAGCAGACAAG CCAACATATCAAGTGATTCAACCCATCAACGGTGACCCCTTTATTGGAAGCCTTGAGACTCCGATTACATCAAGCCCCTTGATCGCTTGGTACCTGTCCAACCTCCCAGCCTACAGGACGGCTGTGAACCCACTCCTCAGGGGTATCGAGGTGGGTCTGGCCCACGGCTTCCTCCTGGTCGGTCCATTCGTTATAACTGGCCCTCTAAGGAACACACCTGTTGCAGGTCAAGCTGGGTCCCTGGCAGCTGCTGGTCTTGTTGTGATCCTCAGCATTTGCTTGACAATGTATGGCACTGCATCATTCAATGAAGGAGAGCCCTCAACAGCCCCGAGCCTAACCCTGACGGGAAGGAAGAAGGAGCCTGACCAGCTGCAAACTGCGGATGGATGGGCTAAGTTCAGCGGAGGATTCTTCTTTGGTGGAATCTCCGGTGTCGCTTGGGCTTACTTCCTTCTCTACGTCCTTGACCTTCCTTACTACTTCAAGTAG